In Nicotiana tabacum cultivar K326 chromosome 11, ASM71507v2, whole genome shotgun sequence, a single window of DNA contains:
- the LOC107776782 gene encoding alkane hydroxylase MAH1-like, translated as MAIIGLGYIEIFLAILCFFLFHGLKDTKGYPRNWPIFGMLPGTLYYMQEIHERVTMTMRRSGGTFLFKGPIFAKLDMLATVDPANVHYIMSENFMNFPKGPKFREIFDVLGDGIFNADLDLWKIQRKTARALITHQQFYKFLVKTSREKVEKGLIPVLNHVCHKGVIVDLQDLFQRFTFDTTCILVTGYDPGCVSIDFPDVPFSKAMDDAEEVILVRHVMPEAIWRLQKWLGIGEEKKLIKAWEIMDNVIGNYISKKRDKLLKMESELKLEDEGFDLLTFYLKEGQYMGVNCDDKFLRDTILNLMIAGRDTTSSALTWFIWLVTQNPQVEKKLREEINSVIPKEEVGNWRLFNVHELNKLVYLHGALCDSLRLYPPVPFQHKEPLQEDMLPSGHKVHPKLKILFSLYAMGRMESIWGKDCLEFKPERWISERGTIKHEPSYKFLAFNAGPRTCLGKEVAFNQMKAVAATIIHNYQVQVVEGHPIKPNTSIILYMRHGFKVRISRRLP; from the coding sequence ATGGCAATAATAGGGTTAGGTTACATTGAAATTTTCTTAGCAATACTATGCTTTTTCTTGTTTCATGGGTTAAAAGATACAAAGGGATATCCAAGAAATTGGCCAATTTTTGGTATGTTACCAGGCACCCTTTATTACATGCAAGAAATTCATGAAAGGGTAACTATGACTATGAGGAGATCAGGTGGCACTTTTTTATTCAAAGGTCCAATATTTGCAAAACTGGACATGTTAGCCACAGTTGATCCAGCAAATGTGCACTACATCATGAGTGAAAATTTCATGAATTTCCCAAAAGGGCCAAAGTTTAGGGAGATTTTCGACGTTTTAGGAGATGGGATTTTCAACGCGGACTTGGATTTATGGAAGATTCAAAGGAAGACGGCTCGTGCTTTGATCACTCACCAACAATTTTACAAGTTTTTGGTAAAGACTAGTCGCGAGAAGGTTGAAAAAGGGCTGATTCCAGTTCTTAATCATGTTTGTCACAAGGGTGTAATAGTGGATTTACAAGATTTATTTCAAAGGTTTACTTTTGACACTACTTGTATATTGGTTACTGGATATGATCCTGGTTGTGTATCTATTGATTTTCCTGATGTTCCTTTCTCAAAAGCAATGGATGATGCTGAAGAAGTAATTCTTGTTCGACATGTCATGCCTGAGGCTATTTGGAGGCTACAAAAATGGCTTGGAAttggagaagaaaagaagttgatTAAAGCTTGGGAAATTATGGACAATGTTATAggcaactatatatccaaaaaaCGCGATAAGTTGTTGAAAATGGAATCTGAGTTAAAATTAGAAGACGAGGGGTTTGATCTTCTGACCTTTTATCTCAAGGAAGGTCAGTATATGGGAGTGAATTGTGATGATAAGTTCTTGAGAGACACCATCTTGAACCTAATGATAGCGGGGCGTGACACGACTAGTTCAGCTCTCACATGGTTCATTTGGCTTGTTACACAAAATCCACAAGTTGAAAAGAAACTAAGGGAAGAAATCAATTCAGTTATTCCCAAAGAAGAAGTTGGAAATTGGAGGCTCTTTAATGTTCATGAGTTGAACAAGTTGGTTTACCTACATGGTGCATTATGTGATTCGTTAAGGCTATATCCACCAGTTCCATTCCAGCACAAAGAGCCGCTTCAAGAAGACATGCTTCCAAGTGGTCACAAAGTTCATCCAAAGTTGAAGATTTTGTTTTCCTTGTACGCGATGGGGAGGATGGAATCAATTTGGGGTAAAGATTGTTTAGAATTCAAGCCGGAGAGGTGGATTTCCGAGCGAGGAACTATTAAGCATGAACCTTCATATAAGTTTTTGGCTTTTAATGCTGGACCAAGAACTTGCTTAGGGAAAGAAGTGGCTTTCAATCAAATGAAGGCTGTGGCTGCTACTATCATCCATAATTACCAAGTTCAAGTAGTAGAAGGACACCCTATTAAACCTAATACTTCTATTATTCTCTATATGAGACATGGTTTTAAAGTTAGGATTAGTAGGAGATTGCCTTAG